A stretch of the Dioscorea cayenensis subsp. rotundata cultivar TDr96_F1 chromosome 4, TDr96_F1_v2_PseudoChromosome.rev07_lg8_w22 25.fasta, whole genome shotgun sequence genome encodes the following:
- the LOC120259216 gene encoding 40S ribosomal protein S30, whose amino-acid sequence MGKVHGSLARAGKVRGQTPKVAKQDKKKKPRGRAHKRMQYNRRFVTAVVGFGKKRGPNSSEK is encoded by the exons ATGG GGAAGGTGCACGGATCTTTAGCTCGCGCTGGTAAGGTGCGAGGCCAGACTCCCAAGGTCGCCAAgcaagacaagaagaagaagccccGCGGCCGCGCTCACAAGCGAATGCAGTACAACCGCCGCTTCGTCACCGCTG TTGTTGGATTCGGGAAGAAGAGGGGGCCAAACTCATCTGAGAAGTAA